One region of Yersinia bercovieri ATCC 43970 genomic DNA includes:
- the oppB gene encoding oligopeptide ABC transporter permease OppB, translated as MLKFILRRCLEAIPTLFILITISFFMMRLAPGSPFTGERNLPPEVMANIEAKYHLNDPVYKQYFNYLGQLAQGDLGPSFKYKDYTVNELVSASFPVSAKLGFAAFLLAVVLGVSAGVIAALNQNTKWDYTVMGFAMTGVVIPSFVVAPLLVLVFAIILKWLPGGGWNGGAPQYIILPMVALSLAYIASIARITRGSMIEVLHSNFIRTARAKGLPLRTIVLRHALKPALLPVLSYMGPAFVGIITGSMVIETIFGLPGIGQLFVNGALNRDYSLVLSLTILVGALTILFNAIVDVLYAVIDPKIRY; from the coding sequence ATGTTAAAATTTATTCTACGCCGCTGTCTGGAAGCGATTCCGACACTATTCATTTTGATAACCATCTCATTCTTTATGATGCGTCTCGCCCCTGGTAGTCCATTTACCGGTGAGCGTAATCTTCCACCCGAAGTGATGGCTAATATTGAGGCGAAATATCACCTCAACGACCCTGTTTATAAGCAATATTTCAATTATTTGGGTCAACTGGCACAAGGTGATCTCGGGCCTTCATTTAAATATAAAGACTACACGGTGAACGAGTTGGTTTCCGCCTCGTTTCCTGTTTCAGCTAAACTCGGATTTGCTGCATTCTTGCTCGCCGTGGTATTGGGTGTTAGTGCTGGCGTGATTGCGGCGTTAAACCAAAATACCAAGTGGGACTATACCGTCATGGGGTTTGCCATGACGGGAGTGGTGATCCCGAGTTTTGTGGTGGCACCGCTATTAGTTCTGGTTTTTGCCATTATATTGAAATGGCTACCGGGCGGTGGTTGGAACGGCGGAGCGCCGCAGTATATTATTTTACCGATGGTGGCGTTGTCATTGGCCTATATTGCCAGTATCGCGCGTATTACCCGTGGTTCAATGATTGAGGTGCTTCACTCCAACTTTATTCGCACCGCGCGCGCGAAAGGTTTACCGCTGCGCACTATCGTTTTACGCCATGCGCTAAAACCGGCACTGCTGCCCGTTTTATCCTATATGGGGCCTGCGTTTGTTGGCATTATTACCGGTTCAATGGTGATTGAAACTATTTTCGGTTTGCCGGGGATAGGCCAGCTGTTTGTTAACGGAGCGTTAAACCGCGATTACTCTCTGGTCTTGAGTTTGACCATTTTGGTCGGCGCTTTAACCATTTTATTCAATGCGATCGTGGATGTGCTCTATGCCGTTATCGATCCGAAAATCCGTTACTAG
- the oppC gene encoding oligopeptide ABC transporter permease OppC, with protein MMLSKKNSEALEVFSEKLEVEGRSLWQDARRRFIHNRAAITSLVILMLITLFVIFAPLLAQFSYSDTDWGMMSAAPDLESGHYFGTDSSGRDLLVRVAIGGRISLMVGVAAALVAVVVGTLYGSLSGYLGGKVDSLMMRLLEILNSFPFMFFVILLVTFFGQNILLIFVAIGMVSWLDMARIVRGQTLSLKRKEFIEAALVGGVSTRNIVLRHIVPNVLGVVVVYASLLVPSMILFESFLSFLGLGTQEPLSSWGALLSDGANSMEVSPWLLMFPAGFLVVTLFCFNFIGDGLRDALDPKDR; from the coding sequence ATTATGTTGAGCAAGAAAAATAGCGAAGCTCTGGAAGTTTTCAGTGAAAAGCTGGAAGTGGAAGGGCGCAGCCTTTGGCAGGATGCCCGCCGCCGCTTTATTCATAACCGCGCGGCGATCACCAGTTTGGTGATCCTGATGTTGATTACTCTGTTTGTGATTTTTGCCCCGCTGTTAGCGCAGTTTAGCTATTCGGATACTGACTGGGGCATGATGTCGGCGGCTCCTGATCTTGAGTCCGGGCACTATTTCGGCACCGACTCCTCTGGCCGTGATCTGCTGGTTCGTGTCGCTATTGGTGGTCGAATCTCATTGATGGTGGGGGTGGCTGCGGCACTGGTTGCTGTGGTTGTCGGCACACTATATGGATCGTTATCGGGCTATTTGGGGGGGAAAGTTGACTCCCTGATGATGCGCTTGCTGGAGATCCTGAACTCATTTCCGTTTATGTTTTTCGTTATTCTGCTGGTGACCTTCTTCGGTCAGAATATTCTGCTGATATTCGTGGCGATCGGTATGGTCTCCTGGCTAGATATGGCGCGTATTGTTCGTGGGCAGACATTAAGCCTGAAGCGGAAGGAGTTTATCGAAGCGGCACTGGTGGGGGGTGTTTCCACGCGTAATATCGTCTTGCGTCATATCGTCCCGAACGTTTTGGGCGTGGTGGTGGTGTATGCTTCTTTGCTGGTTCCCAGCATGATTTTGTTTGAATCTTTCCTGAGTTTCCTCGGTTTAGGCACACAAGAGCCACTCAGTAGTTGGGGGGCATTGTTGAGTGATGGTGCCAACTCAATGGAGGTCTCCCCATGGTTACTGATGTTTCCTGCCGGATTTCTGGTCGTGACTCTGTTCTGTTTTAACTTTATCGGCGATGGCCTGCGTGATGCCCTCGACCCGAAAGATCGCTGA
- a CDS encoding ABC transporter ATP-binding protein — MTTIDNHSAVQQSMLLEQKVLLDVKDLTVTFGTPDGDVTAVNALNFDLRAGETLGIVGESGSGKSQTAFALMGLLASNGRIGGSAKFNGREILNLPEKQLNRLRAEEISMIFQDPMTSLNPYMRVGEQLMEVLQLHKKMSKSEAFEESIRMLDAVKMPEARKRMRMYPHEFSGGMRQRVMIAMALLCRPKLLIADEPTTALDVTVQAQIMTLLNELKREFNTAIIMITHDLGVVAGICNKVLVMYAGRTMEYGQARDLFYHPSHPYSIGLLNAVPRLDAEGDALMTIPGNPPNLLRLPKGCPFQPRCQYAMDRCATAPALEHFGEGRLRACYKPVGELV; from the coding sequence ATGACGACTATTGATAATCACTCTGCTGTTCAGCAATCTATGTTGTTGGAACAAAAAGTTCTGTTGGATGTAAAAGATCTCACCGTGACCTTTGGTACCCCGGATGGTGATGTGACTGCCGTCAATGCACTCAATTTTGATCTACGTGCCGGGGAAACATTAGGCATCGTGGGCGAATCCGGTTCTGGCAAATCGCAAACAGCTTTTGCCTTGATGGGGCTGCTCGCCAGTAATGGCCGGATAGGCGGCTCGGCGAAGTTTAATGGCCGGGAGATCTTAAATCTGCCAGAGAAACAGTTGAACCGTTTGCGGGCCGAAGAGATCTCGATGATTTTCCAGGACCCAATGACCTCACTGAATCCTTATATGCGGGTGGGGGAGCAGCTAATGGAAGTGCTGCAACTGCATAAAAAGATGAGTAAAAGTGAAGCGTTCGAGGAGTCAATCCGCATGTTGGATGCGGTAAAAATGCCGGAAGCACGTAAACGTATGCGCATGTATCCACATGAATTCTCTGGTGGTATGCGCCAGCGGGTGATGATTGCGATGGCGCTGCTGTGTCGGCCTAAGTTATTGATTGCTGATGAACCTACCACCGCACTGGACGTTACAGTTCAGGCTCAAATCATGACTTTGCTGAATGAACTAAAGCGTGAGTTCAATACCGCGATCATCATGATCACCCATGATTTGGGGGTGGTTGCCGGTATCTGTAATAAAGTTTTGGTGATGTATGCAGGGCGAACGATGGAGTATGGTCAGGCCCGCGATCTGTTTTATCACCCAAGCCACCCTTATTCTATTGGTCTGCTGAATGCGGTTCCTCGTCTGGATGCCGAAGGCGATGCTTTGATGACGATACCGGGTAATCCGCCGAATTTACTGCGCTTGCCGAAAGGGTGTCCGTTCCAGCCCCGTTGCCAATATGCCATGGATCGCTGCGCTACGGCACCCGCATTGGAGCATTTTGGTGAAGGCCGTTTACGCGCCTGCTACAAGCCAGTAGGGGAGTTGGTATGA
- the oppF gene encoding murein tripeptide/oligopeptide ABC transporter ATP binding protein OppF — MSAMTEKRVLLEVADLKVHFDIQDGKQWFWQPAKTLKAVDGVTLRLYEGETLGVVGESGCGKSTFARAIIGLVKATGGSVAWLGKDLLNMNATEWRDIRSDIQMIFQDPLASLNPRMTIGEIIAEPLRTYHPKMPRQEVKDKVKTMMLKVGLLPNLINRYPHEFSGGQCQRIGIARALILEPKLVICDEPVSALDVSIQAQVVNLLQQLQREMGLSLIFIAHDLAVVKHISDRVLVMYLGHAVELGTYDEVYHNPQHPYTKALMSAVPIPDPDKERAKVIQLLEGELPSPINPPSGCVFRTRCPIAGPECAKTRPLLEGSFRHAVSCLKVDPL; from the coding sequence ATGAGTGCCATGACAGAGAAGAGAGTTTTGTTGGAGGTGGCCGACCTGAAAGTTCATTTTGATATTCAGGACGGTAAACAGTGGTTCTGGCAACCCGCAAAAACATTGAAAGCCGTTGATGGCGTGACACTGCGTCTGTATGAAGGTGAAACTCTCGGTGTGGTGGGTGAGTCAGGTTGTGGTAAATCGACTTTTGCGCGCGCCATTATTGGCTTGGTGAAAGCAACTGGCGGCAGTGTGGCATGGTTAGGTAAAGATTTACTTAACATGAATGCGACCGAGTGGCGCGACATCCGCAGTGATATTCAGATGATATTCCAAGACCCATTGGCATCACTGAATCCGCGCATGACGATTGGCGAAATCATTGCCGAGCCACTGCGGACTTACCATCCCAAAATGCCGCGCCAAGAGGTCAAAGATAAAGTCAAAACGATGATGCTGAAGGTTGGCTTGTTGCCAAACTTAATCAACCGCTATCCCCATGAGTTTTCTGGGGGTCAGTGTCAACGTATTGGTATTGCCCGCGCGTTGATTCTTGAGCCGAAGTTGGTGATTTGTGATGAGCCGGTCTCTGCGCTGGATGTGTCAATTCAGGCGCAAGTGGTGAACTTGTTGCAGCAATTGCAGCGCGAAATGGGATTATCACTGATTTTTATTGCCCATGATTTGGCGGTGGTAAAACATATCTCTGATCGCGTTTTGGTGATGTATCTCGGTCATGCTGTTGAGTTGGGCACTTATGATGAGGTGTATCATAATCCGCAGCACCCTTATACCAAGGCGCTGATGTCGGCAGTGCCCATTCCTGACCCAGATAAGGAGAGGGCGAAAGTTATTCAGTTGCTGGAGGGGGAGTTACCTTCGCCGATTAACCCGCCATCGGGTTGTGTGTTTCGGACTCGCTGCCCCATTGCCGGGCCAGAATGTGCGAAAACCCGCCCATTGCTGGAAGGTAGTTTCCGTCATGCAGTCTCTTGTCTGAAAGTTGATCCGCTATAA
- a CDS encoding HI1450 family dsDNA-mimic protein, protein MDLNNRLTEDETLEQAYDIFLELAGDNLDPADILLFNLQFEERGGAELFDPAEDWQEHVDFDLNPDFFAEVVIGLADSDGEEINDIFARVLLCREKDHKLCHILWKE, encoded by the coding sequence ATGGATCTTAATAACCGCCTGACTGAAGATGAAACACTGGAACAGGCCTACGATATTTTTCTCGAGCTGGCGGGTGATAATCTCGACCCAGCTGATATTTTATTGTTTAACCTTCAGTTTGAAGAGCGCGGCGGCGCCGAGCTGTTTGACCCCGCAGAAGATTGGCAGGAACATGTCGATTTTGATTTGAACCCTGACTTTTTCGCCGAAGTGGTTATTGGGCTGGCGGACAGTGATGGCGAAGAGATTAACGATATCTTTGCCCGTGTTCTCTTATGCCGCGAAAAAGACCATAAGCTGTGCCATATTTTGTGGAAAGAGTAA
- the cls gene encoding cardiolipin synthase, with amino-acid sequence MTTFYTVISWLSVFGYWLLIAGVTLRILMKRRTVPSAMAWLLVIYILPLVGIIAYLSFGELHLGKRRAERAKAMWPSTARWLSELKDCQHIFATSNSEVATPLFQLCERRQGISGVKGNQLQLLTTTDDTLKALVRDIELARHNIEMVFYIWQPGGLVDQVAESLMSAARRGVHCRLMLDSAGSQQFFRTPYPAMMRNAGIEVVEALKVNVFRVFLRRMDLRQHRKIVLIDNYVAYTGSMNMVDPRFFKQDAGVGQWIDMMARMEGPVATTMGIVYACDWEIETGKRILPPPPDNPIMPFEEESGHTIQVIASGPGFPEEMIHQALLTAVYAAREQLIMTTPYFVPSDDLLHAICTAAQRGVDVSIIVPRENDSMMVRWASRAFFSELLDAGVKIYQFEGGLLHSKSVLVDGQLSLVGTVNLDMRSLWLNFEVTLVIDDDGFGADLAQVQDDYIARSVLLDGELWNKRPLWHRVTERLFYFFSPLL; translated from the coding sequence ATGACAACATTTTATACCGTGATCAGCTGGCTCTCAGTTTTTGGCTATTGGTTGCTCATTGCCGGGGTAACCTTGCGTATTCTCATGAAGCGCAGAACCGTTCCTTCGGCCATGGCATGGCTGCTTGTTATCTATATTCTGCCGTTGGTCGGAATAATCGCATACCTCTCATTTGGGGAGCTTCATCTTGGTAAACGCCGTGCCGAACGAGCGAAAGCAATGTGGCCCTCTACCGCGCGTTGGCTGAGTGAACTGAAGGATTGCCAACACATTTTTGCCACTTCCAATAGCGAAGTCGCCACGCCACTATTTCAACTCTGCGAGCGCCGCCAGGGCATCAGTGGCGTTAAAGGCAATCAACTACAGCTATTGACCACCACTGACGACACCTTAAAAGCGCTGGTACGTGACATTGAATTAGCCCGCCACAACATAGAGATGGTGTTTTATATCTGGCAACCCGGCGGCCTAGTTGATCAGGTTGCCGAATCCTTAATGTCCGCAGCCCGCCGTGGGGTCCATTGCCGATTGATGCTCGACTCTGCCGGTAGCCAGCAATTCTTCCGCACCCCATATCCCGCCATGATGCGCAATGCCGGGATTGAGGTGGTCGAAGCGCTCAAAGTGAATGTATTTCGTGTCTTTCTGCGCCGCATGGATTTACGCCAGCATCGCAAAATCGTCCTGATTGATAACTATGTGGCCTATACCGGCAGCATGAATATGGTTGATCCACGCTTCTTCAAGCAAGATGCCGGGGTGGGCCAGTGGATTGACATGATGGCGCGGATGGAAGGCCCGGTGGCAACCACCATGGGCATCGTGTATGCCTGTGACTGGGAGATTGAGACCGGTAAACGTATTTTGCCGCCCCCACCGGATAACCCGATTATGCCGTTTGAAGAGGAGAGCGGCCATACCATTCAGGTTATCGCCTCCGGCCCCGGCTTCCCTGAAGAGATGATTCATCAGGCACTGTTAACGGCCGTATATGCGGCTCGCGAACAGTTAATCATGACCACCCCCTATTTTGTGCCGAGCGATGACTTGCTGCATGCTATCTGTACCGCCGCACAGCGTGGTGTCGATGTCAGTATTATCGTGCCGCGAGAAAATGACTCGATGATGGTCCGCTGGGCAAGCAGAGCTTTCTTTTCGGAATTACTGGATGCTGGGGTCAAAATTTACCAGTTTGAAGGCGGGCTGTTGCACAGCAAGAGTGTGCTGGTCGATGGTCAACTGAGCCTGGTGGGAACCGTCAATTTGGATATGCGCAGCTTATGGCTGAACTTTGAAGTCACACTGGTCATTGACGATGACGGCTTTGGTGCTGATTTAGCGCAAGTGCAAGACGATTATATTGCCCGCTCGGTGTTATTAGATGGCGAGCTGTGGAATAAGCGCCCTCTCTGGCACCGTGTCACTGAGCGACTATTCTACTTCTTCAGCCCACTATTATAA
- a CDS encoding YciY family protein, whose amino-acid sequence MRRSKNEVGRWRMLRQNQRRRSRWLEGQSRRYRHIYSIRQRNEHQHRRSLLFTVAYEW is encoded by the coding sequence ATGAGACGGAGTAAAAATGAGGTGGGTCGCTGGCGTATGCTGCGGCAAAATCAGCGTCGAAGAAGTCGCTGGCTTGAAGGGCAATCACGGCGTTATCGTCATATCTACAGCATTAGACAGCGCAATGAACACCAGCATCGCAGGTCGCTATTGTTCACGGTTGCTTATGAGTGGTGA
- a CDS encoding EAL domain-containing protein — translation MDSRLDIAVDCSFICEPVYRQNGKLFAVELLSRFTTTSFKSPIYTERFLHQLNAQMKTKLLCDQLFAVTIHQRWFIDHQIILSINIDFDMAQAVLDDKQIISLLGSMPFIRLEIMESFPNLSEGPKNTLLSKLAERYALWLDDFGSGNSHLAAVSSGFFECVKVDKQFYWQWAGSVTFENLVTRLRDHCQCVIVEGVETRQQFIQLADIGVDAMQGYLFNSLPLSDVHRLPLE, via the coding sequence GTGGATAGCAGGCTAGACATTGCAGTCGATTGCTCTTTTATCTGTGAGCCTGTTTACAGGCAAAATGGTAAGTTATTTGCTGTTGAGTTATTGAGTCGGTTTACGACAACCTCTTTTAAATCGCCCATTTATACTGAGCGTTTTCTGCATCAACTTAATGCTCAGATGAAGACTAAATTGTTATGTGACCAATTATTCGCGGTCACCATTCACCAGCGATGGTTTATTGATCACCAAATAATACTCTCGATAAATATAGATTTTGATATGGCACAGGCTGTGCTGGACGACAAGCAGATCATCTCGTTGTTAGGATCGATGCCCTTTATCCGGCTAGAGATAATGGAGAGTTTTCCCAATCTCAGTGAGGGGCCGAAGAATACACTATTAAGTAAGTTGGCTGAACGATACGCATTATGGTTAGACGATTTTGGCAGTGGTAATTCTCACCTGGCGGCGGTCTCCAGTGGCTTCTTTGAGTGCGTTAAAGTGGATAAGCAATTTTATTGGCAATGGGCGGGGAGTGTCACGTTCGAAAATCTTGTCACGCGACTGCGTGATCATTGCCAGTGCGTGATAGTCGAGGGGGTAGAGACTCGCCAGCAGTTTATCCAATTAGCCGATATCGGCGTTGATGCAATGCAAGGTTACTTATTTAATTCATTGCCGCTGAGTGATGTTCATCGGTTACCACTAGAGTAA
- a CDS encoding zf-TFIIB domain-containing protein: MQCPVCKDTQLVMSERKSIEIDYCPNCRGVWLDRGELDKIIEKSVESTPAPAAAAPYADNRERDRDRDHHGYSKSKPYKKRSFLSDLFD; encoded by the coding sequence ATGCAGTGTCCAGTATGCAAAGATACCCAACTGGTGATGTCTGAACGTAAAAGTATTGAGATTGATTATTGCCCAAACTGTCGGGGTGTCTGGCTAGATCGTGGGGAACTCGATAAAATCATCGAAAAATCAGTTGAGAGCACACCAGCTCCGGCGGCTGCCGCCCCTTACGCCGATAACAGAGAGCGCGATCGTGACCGCGATCATCACGGCTATTCAAAATCCAAGCCCTACAAGAAGAGAAGTTTTCTGTCAGATCTGTTTGACTAA
- a CDS encoding YciI family protein, with the protein MLYVIFATDLPDSLEKRLSVRPAHLARLQALQDQGRLLTAGPNPAIDSADPGAAGFTGSTVIAEFASQHEAEVWAEQDPYVAAGVYQSVIVKPYKRVF; encoded by the coding sequence ATGCTGTATGTAATCTTTGCCACTGATCTCCCTGATTCACTTGAGAAGCGTTTATCCGTGCGCCCTGCTCATTTAGCGCGTTTACAGGCATTACAGGATCAAGGGCGTCTACTGACTGCCGGCCCTAATCCGGCCATCGACAGCGCCGACCCCGGTGCTGCTGGATTCACCGGTTCTACCGTGATAGCCGAGTTTGCCTCACAACACGAGGCCGAAGTCTGGGCCGAGCAAGATCCTTATGTCGCCGCAGGGGTTTACCAATCGGTGATAGTCAAACCCTATAAGCGCGTATTCTGA
- the tonB gene encoding TonB system transport protein TonB, producing MQLNKFFLGRRLTWPIAFSVGLHGSVVAALLYVSVEQMSVQPEIEDAPIAVTMVNIAAFAAPQPAAAEPQAEPEPEVLPEPVPVPIPEPVKPKPKPKPKPVKKEVKKPEVKRTEAPPDDQPFKSDEPALVANNAPVKSAPKAVAPGASTTAGPKALSKAKPTYPARALALGVEGQVKVQYDIDADGRVTNVRILEATPRNTFEREVKQVMRKWRFEAVAAKDYVTTIVFKIGGNMEMD from the coding sequence ATGCAGCTAAATAAATTTTTCCTGGGTCGACGGCTTACGTGGCCCATCGCATTTTCAGTCGGGTTACATGGCAGTGTGGTCGCGGCATTACTCTATGTTTCGGTAGAGCAAATGAGTGTACAGCCGGAAATAGAGGATGCACCCATTGCGGTGACTATGGTCAATATTGCTGCCTTTGCTGCACCCCAACCTGCGGCGGCAGAGCCACAGGCCGAGCCTGAACCTGAAGTGCTGCCAGAACCTGTTCCGGTGCCCATTCCTGAACCGGTAAAACCAAAACCGAAACCTAAGCCAAAACCGGTGAAAAAAGAGGTTAAAAAGCCGGAAGTGAAGAGAACAGAAGCACCGCCGGACGACCAGCCATTTAAGTCGGATGAGCCAGCTTTGGTGGCTAATAATGCACCGGTAAAATCGGCCCCGAAAGCCGTAGCACCGGGGGCCTCTACCACCGCCGGGCCAAAAGCATTGAGCAAGGCGAAGCCCACCTATCCAGCAAGAGCGCTGGCGTTAGGGGTCGAAGGGCAGGTGAAAGTCCAATATGATATCGACGCCGATGGTCGTGTCACCAATGTGCGTATTCTGGAAGCCACTCCGCGTAATACCTTTGAGCGCGAAGTGAAGCAAGTGATGCGCAAATGGCGCTTTGAAGCGGTTGCTGCCAAAGATTATGTCACCACCATCGTCTTTAAGATTGGTGGCAATATGGAGATGGATTAA
- the yciA gene encoding acyl-CoA thioester hydrolase YciA → MTQEQLSPRGEQSLPNGELVLRTLAMPADTNANGDIFGGWLMSQMDIGGAIQAKEIAHGRVVTVRVDGMTFLKPVAVGDVVCCYARCIKTGLSSITINIEVWVKKVSSEPIGQRYRATEAVFTYVAVDDAGKARGLPDGRGNFEVGATQ, encoded by the coding sequence ATGACTCAGGAACAACTATCACCTCGCGGTGAGCAATCATTACCTAACGGTGAATTAGTACTTCGCACCCTTGCTATGCCCGCAGATACCAATGCCAATGGCGATATCTTCGGTGGCTGGTTAATGTCGCAAATGGACATTGGTGGTGCCATTCAGGCCAAAGAGATAGCACATGGCCGCGTTGTCACAGTAAGAGTTGATGGCATGACTTTCCTCAAACCGGTCGCGGTGGGTGATGTGGTCTGTTGCTATGCGCGCTGTATTAAAACCGGCCTTAGCTCCATTACTATCAATATTGAAGTCTGGGTGAAAAAGGTCTCTTCCGAGCCAATTGGTCAGCGCTATCGCGCCACAGAAGCGGTGTTTACCTATGTGGCCGTGGATGATGCAGGTAAAGCCCGTGGGCTGCCTGATGGCCGAGGGAATTTTGAGGTTGGCGCCACCCAATAG
- a CDS encoding septation protein A: protein MKQLLDFLPLVVFFVFYKMYDIFVASGALIVATLLALAFTWLKFRKVEKMTLITAAMVLVFGTLTLAFHSDLFIKWKVTVLYALFAVALLVSQWFMNKPLIQRMLGKELTLPDAVWSTLNMAWALFFLACGLLNIYVAFWLPQDIWVNFKVFGLTALTLVFTLISGVYIYRHMPEEQKKS from the coding sequence ATGAAGCAACTTTTAGATTTTCTCCCATTGGTCGTATTTTTCGTTTTCTACAAGATGTATGACATTTTTGTCGCCTCAGGGGCATTGATTGTCGCAACACTATTGGCACTGGCCTTTACCTGGCTAAAATTCCGCAAGGTAGAGAAGATGACGCTAATCACTGCCGCAATGGTGTTGGTATTTGGCACCTTGACGCTGGCATTCCACAGCGACCTATTCATTAAATGGAAAGTGACGGTGCTGTATGCGCTGTTTGCCGTCGCCTTGTTGGTAAGCCAATGGTTTATGAACAAACCATTGATTCAGCGGATGCTCGGTAAAGAGCTGACACTGCCTGATGCGGTCTGGTCAACACTCAATATGGCATGGGCACTCTTCTTCCTGGCCTGTGGCCTGCTGAACATCTATGTGGCGTTCTGGTTACCACAAGATATCTGGGTGAACTTTAAAGTGTTTGGCTTAACCGCGCTGACTCTGGTATTCACCCTTATCAGTGGCGTTTATATCTATCGGCATATGCCGGAAGAGCAGAAAAAGTCATAA